The sequence TGGTGATAAGGGACACCCAGAATCCAGGCTTGATGACGACAAGGAACCAGACAAGTGCTGCCGTCACTGTAATCCACAGGAAGAGCGCGGGGATGACTACTGCCCACTTCCATGCTCCCTCTGGCCTCTGAACCTTTGCAACCCACAGGGAAGCTGTCATCATCGCAATACTTGCCAGCATCTGGTTCATACCGCTGAAAGCCGGCCAGATGATAAGCCAGCTTCCACCCCAGGCCATGTAGATACCGAAAATGGCAAGGATTACTGATGCGACCCACTTGTTCTTGAGGATTTCGGGTCCGTGGACCATCTCCATGATCTCTTGCCAGGCGAACCTGCCAAGCCTGGTGGCAGTGTCGAGGGTCGTGAGAGCGAAAGCCGAGACCCAGAGGCTGGCGAAGACTGCGCCGGTCTTGAATGGGATTCCAAATGCATCTTCAAGACCGTAGGCGTAGCTCTTGGCGAAGATTCCGACCTTTATTCCGTTCTTGACGACCTGGATGGCATACTGCTGCCCCCAGTTGTTGACGTCAACAGGGATGTTCATGGTCTGGAAGACCTGGAGTCCGTATATGGCGATGGAAGCTATGACGATGGTTGAGAGGAAGCCCTCGGTGAACATACCGCCGTAGCCGACCATAAGGCCGTGAAGCTCATTGTCAAGCTGCTTGGATGTGGTACCAGAACCGACAATGGAGTGGAATCCACTAAGCGCACCGCACGCGATGACGAGCGGTATTGTTGGCCAGAACGGCGATGGCTTGCCACCGACGACGTTGGCAGACCAGGTGGTGAAGGCTGGGGCTGTAAAGGTTCCAACACCCTTAAGGCCGACAACTATGAACGCCAGACCACCAAGGATAAGGCCAAACCACAGGATATAGGCGTTCAGGTAGTCTCTCGGCTGGAGCAGAATCCAGACCGGCAGTGAGGAGGCCACGATGATGTAAAGTCCAAGAACGATGTACCAGGTCTGCTTGCTGGCGACTATCGGGAACTGGAAGC comes from Thermococcus sp. LS1 and encodes:
- a CDS encoding carbon starvation protein A; its protein translation is MNSAVIILIAAAIYVVMYMAYGRKLQSKVVKADPNRPTPAHRLYDGVDYVPAHPMVLYGHHFASIAGAGPIVGPAVAMAWGWLPGLLWVWFGNVFIGAVHDYLALMSSVRYDGKSIQWIAGKLMSKRTSMAFELYVWFALVLVIAAFAAVISGIFVGTPEAATASLLFLVVAVILGYLLYKVQIDFKVGTIIGIVLLIIAIWIGFQFPIVASKQTWYIVLGLYIIVASSLPVWILLQPRDYLNAYILWFGLILGGLAFIVVGLKGVGTFTAPAFTTWSANVVGGKPSPFWPTIPLVIACGALSGFHSIVGSGTTSKQLDNELHGLMVGYGGMFTEGFLSTIVIASIAIYGLQVFQTMNIPVDVNNWGQQYAIQVVKNGIKVGIFAKSYAYGLEDAFGIPFKTGAVFASLWVSAFALTTLDTATRLGRFAWQEIMEMVHGPEILKNKWVASVILAIFGIYMAWGGSWLIIWPAFSGMNQMLASIAMMTASLWVAKVQRPEGAWKWAVVIPALFLWITVTAALVWFLVVIKPGFWVSLITIVGLLLNLLLVVDWYAAWKKPAEEYTAA